CGATCGCGAAATTGATGGTAAGCTAATCTAAAAAACTATTTCTTTCCCCTTACCACCAGATTCGCGACCGCGAAATTGATGGTAAGTCTAATCATAAACAAAAATATTTTTTAACTTGTTGTTAAATCTTAATGTGTTAATATGTAAACATGACTCCCCTATATTACAAGGGTTACAGAGTTGGAACTATTGAAAAAGAAATTTTAAAAATTTGCTTAAATGTTAGAAGTGGTGAGTTGCCTAATAAATACAATGAGAGTTTTTCAGATATATTAAAAACTGCCCGTCAAAAGAGTAGATATTCTGATGTTACTAAAAATTTGATTAAGAAGGGTTTTTTAAAAATTAAGAACGACAACGGAGAACTAAAATTGAAAATTACCGATAAGGGTAAAATGATCGCCAGTGATCATTATATAGAAGCAATAAAACCTAGCAAGAAAAGAAAAGATTGGGATAATAAGTGGCGAATTGTAATGTTTGATATTCCTGAAAGAAAAAAGAAAGCTAGAGATATGGTAAGGTTTCATTTA
This genomic interval from Parcubacteria group bacterium ADurb.Bin159 contains the following:
- the cas2 gene encoding CRISPR-associated endoribonuclease Cas2, giving the protein MTPLYYKGYRVGTIEKEILKICLNVRSGELPNKYNESFSDILKTARQKSRYSDVTKNLIKKGFLKIKNDNGELKLKITDKGKMIASDHYIEAIKPSKKRKDWDNKWRIVMFDIPERKKKARDMVRFHLKRLGFLQVQVSAWIFPYDCEDIVTLIKGEFDLGKEVIYLIADSFEGDYIFRKKFGV